TTGTCTTTCCGATTGCAAGGCGAAGTTACATCTGTGAGGGTTCGTCCCGGTGACCGAGTGACTCAGGGGCAAATACTTGCTCAAATTGATCCTACTTATTACCGTTTAGAAGTTGATGACGCAAAAGCTGAATACGCGATTGCAGATAGCCAATATCGTCGTTCGGCAAAGCTTGTTGATCAAGGTTATATTGCGCCGTCTCAATTTGATGAGCTTAAAGCGCAGCGTCGTATTGCTAAAGCAAGGTTGGATATAGCCAAGTTAAATTTAAGTTTCACGGCGTTGAGATCGCCGTTTTCAGGTGTTATTTCACATGTACCAATTCAGCAGTTTGAAAATGTGCAAGTGGGTCAGCAGGTGATGAATATTCACAGCACAACGACGGTCGATATTCAATTACAAGCACCGGACATTATTTATTCTAAAAGTTCGGCGGTACAAGTTGAAGCCTCTAGACCTGGCGCTAAGATCATTGCGGCTGATGGCACAGAGTACGAAGCACATTTAAAAGAGTTCACTACTGAACCGGATCCCGAAGTGGGCTCATTTGTCGTTACACTGACGATGCCAATGCCTAAAGATAGATTTATTCTTGATGGGATGGCTGTTGAAGTGCGGGCTGATGCTCAAAAGCTAAATATTTATAAGACCAATGAACCCTTTATTCCGCTCGAAGCTATTTTAAATGAAGATGGCGATGATTTGAATTTAACGCAAAAATTTGTTTGGGTTGTGAACAATGATAATACAGTGAGTAAGCGTCAAATTGTGACGGGTAAAGTGGTCAATGACGGTGTTCGTTTAAGTTCGGGCTTATCAGTCGGTGAGAAAATTGTGGTTGCTGGTGGCAACCGTTTACGTGAAGGTCAATCGATCAAAATTTTCGATGATTCAATCAATAATTCAACGGATACTGAAGAGGCTGGACAATAATGAAACAAGATATCGCCGCCTATTTTATTAAAAATAAAGTGATCAGCTGGATGATCACGCTTATCTTCTTAATTGGAGGTACGATGGCCTTTTTCGGATTAGGTCGATTAGAAGATCCTGCATTTACAATTAAAGATGCGATGGTCGTGACATCTTACCCGGGGGCTACGCCATTACAAGTTGAAGAAGAGGTCACTTATCCGCTTGAAAAAGCAATTCAGCAATTAACATATGTTGATGAGGTAAACTCTATTTCGAGCCGCGGTTTGTCACAAATTACCGTGACGATGAAGAATAACTATGGTCCGGATGATTTACCACAAATTTGGGATGAGTTACGTCGGAAAGTGAATGATATAAAATCCCATTTACCGCCAGGTGTGGCTGAACCATCAGTGATTGATGATTTTGGTGATGTATACGGTATTTTGCTGGCGATAACGGGTGATGGTTATTCTTACAAAGAACTGAATGACTATGTTGACTATTTACGCCGAGAAATCGAGTTGGTCGATGGTGTTGGTAAAGTATCTGTATCTGGTGTGCAGCAAGAGCAGGTCTTTATTGAAATGTCGATGCAACGTTTAAGTAGTTTGGGTATTTCACCTACGACTATTTACAATACGCTGGCAGCGCAAAACTTGGTATCCAGTGCTGGTGCGGTAAGGATGGGTACTGAATACATCCGTATTCACCCAACGGGCGAGTTTTCCGATGTTGACTCGCTAGGCGATTTAATTATTACAGAAAATGGTGCACAGGGGCTGATTTATCTACGTGACGTAGCAACGATTAAGCGTGGTTTTAAAGAAGTTCCCGATAACTTAGTGACTTTTAATGGCAAAGTCGCATTGAATGTGGGCGTGTCATTTATTTCTGGTGTTAATGTTGTCGAAATGGGCAAAGGGGTTTATCAACGTCTCGCAGAGCTTAAAGAGCAACAACCGATTGGTATCGATATAGATATTGTATATAGCCAACCCGATGAAGTTGATAAGTCAGTAAAAGGCTTCATTATCAGCTTAGGTCAAGCGATAGGTATTGTTATCATTGTTTTACTTTTATTCATGGGGATTCGAGCTGGTGTTTTAATTGGGTTAATTTTATTGCTTACCGTTTTGGGTACGTTTGTATTCATGAATATGATGGCAATTGATCTACAGCGTATTTCACTTGGTGGATTGGTGATTGCATTAGGTATGCTGGTGGACAACGCCATCGTCGTGGTAGAAGGTATTTTAATTGGGGTACAAAAAGGCCGGACGCGTTTGCAGGCGGCAACCGACATTGTCACGCAGACTAAATGGCCTTTATTAGGTGCAACGGTTATTGCTGTCACTGCATTTGCTCCTATTGGTTTATCACAAGATTCAACGGGTGAATATACCCAAACGTTATTTAGTGTGTTACTTATCTCGTTGATGCTAAGCTGGTTTACGGCCATATCACTGACGCCATTTTTTGCCGATATGTTCTTTAAAGGTATTAAAGTTGATGCCGAAAGTGAAGATAATGACCCGTATAAAGGGGTTGTCTTTGTTGTTTATAAACGCGCATTAGAAGCATGCATGAAAAATGCGTGGACAACAGTATTCGCATTAATCTTAATGTTAGCGGCAAGTTTGTATGGTTTTACGCAGTTAAAGCAATCATTTTTCCCTTCGTCAACAACACCAATGTTTATGATTGATGTTTGGCTACCGGAAGGTACTGATATTCGTGCTACCAATGAAAAGCTACGTGAATTAGAAGTGATGGTGAGGGCCAATGCGGGTGTATCACATGTATCTTCAAGCACGGGTAAAGGTTCTCAGCGATTTATGTTGACCTACGCACCAGAGAAAAGCTATGCAGCGTACGGTGAGTTAATTATCCGTGTTGAAGACTATGACGATGTCATGCCAATGTTACGTAAAGTGAGTGGGCAACTTGACTCACAACACCCTGATATTGAATATAAACTAAAACGTATTGAGTTAGGGCCTTCATCAGGTTCTAAAATTGAAGCGCGTTTAGTCGGGTCAGATCCAACGGTATTACGTGGCTTAGCACAGAAAGCAACTGATATTATGCGTGCCGATCCAGGGGCATTTAACGTGCGTCATGATTGGCGTGAACGTACTAAAGTGATTGAGCCTGTATTTAACGAAAGCCAGGCTCGTCGATATGGTATTACTAAATCAGACGTTGACGATTTATTGCAAATGGCATTTTCTGGTCTGACCGTTGGTATTTATCGTGACGGTACAAACCTGTTACCCATAATTGCCCGATTACCTGAAAAAGAACGTGTGGATATCAGTACGATTGAAGGTATGAAGATCTGGAGTCCTGTATTGAAAGGTTATGTGCCACTACAACAAGTGGTATTAGCGGTTAATATTCGTTGGGAAGATCCGATTGTCGTGCGTAAAAACCGTAAACGTATGTTGACCATATTTGCTGATCCCGATCCTTTAGGTGATGAAACGGCAGCAACGTTGCAAAAACGTATTCAACCGTTAGTCGAAGGTCTCGATTTCCCTCCGGGTTATTCACTCGAGTGGGGTGGTGAATATGAATCGTCTTCGAAAGCGCAAGCATCATTATTCCAAACGATGCCTATGGGCTATTTGTTCATGTTCTTAATTACGGTCTTCTTATTTAATAATGTGAGAAATGCGGTGATTGTATGGGCAACCGTCCCTCTAGCTATTATTGGTGTAACAACAGGGCTACTAGCGCTAAATACACCGTTTGGTTTTATGGCTCTGTTGGGCTTCTTGAGTCTGTCAGGTATGCTGGTTAAGAATGGTATTGTATTGCTTGATCAAATTGAGCTCGAGATTCACACTGGTAAAGAAAAGTATCAAGCGGTTGTTGATGCAGCTGTTAGCCGTGTTCGTCCTGTTTGTATGGCGGCAATCACAACGGTATTAGGTATGATCCCGTTATTACCCGATGTGTTCTTCAAACCTATGGCTGTTACTATCATGTTTGGTTTAGGATTTGCTACTGTACTGACACTGATTGTTGTACCTGTGTTATATAGTATGTTCCATAGATTACAAATAATAGAAAAATAGCGTGATGAGAAAATGAAGGAGGAGCCATTATAGGCTCCTTTTTTTTAGTATTTTTGAAATTGATTAATTAAGCGTTGCATTGCTTCTAATCTGTTAACTAACTCATGAGTACTTTGAACAGATTCATTACTGGTTCTTGAAGTTGCTTCACTCAGTTGACCAATATGCTCAACATTACGTGAAATCTCATCGCTAACACTCGCTTGTTCTTCTACAGCGGAAGCTATCTGGTGACTGCTATCTGTGACTAATCTTAGTTTATTATTAATTTTAGCCAAATGTTCACCAGTTTCAGCGGCTTGATCGTTACATTGGCGTGATAGTTCTACGCCATGATCAACGGAATTAACTGCTTGATTAGCTGATTGCTGTAGTTTCCTTATCATTTGCTGGATCTCACCTGTTGATTCCTGCGTTTTTTTAGCTAAGGAACGCACTTCATCTGCAACGACTGCAAAACCACGACCTTGATCACCTGCACGTGCTGCTTCAATCGCAGCGTTTAGAGCTAATAGGTTGGTTTGATCTGCGATAGCACCAATCACATCTAGAATCGTTTCTATTTGTAGGCAGTCTTCTGACAACACATTGATGACTCGCTTTGAATTATCTAATTCCTGGTGTAATGAATGAACTGAATTGATCGTTGTTTCAACACTTTGCTGCCCTTCAGTTGACATTTCCTGTGCTTCAGAAGTCAATGATGATGCTTGTACGGCACTTTCTGATATATTACGAACAGATAATGACATTTGTTCCATCGCAACACTGACCTGTTCTGTCGCCTCATTTTGTTGGCGCAGGTTTGTCTGTATTCGCTGGGTTTGGCTAAGCTCATTTTCAGCTGATTTTAGAATATCTGTCGATGTTTCACTTACTCTGCCGACAATAGCTCGTAGCTCTGATTGACGCATTTTTAAGGCTAATTCTATTGTTGAAAAGTCATCTTTCTTACCCGTATAAACATATTCCATTAACGGGTTATCGTATGCATCCTTAGCTAGTTTAGTTAAATGTTTAATTCTGCTTTGTGTGTACCAGATTATTAAAAATGAGCATAAGACAGCTGCTACTGTCGCTGTCGTTAACAAAGTGATACCTGAATTAAATAATTGTGCAGCTAAAAGCAACAGACTGAGACCTGCGAGGGCAAGCAACATTGTGTTTTGTTTCCAACGTAGGTCAAAAAGTGAGGGTACCTTACCTTTTTGCATTGATTGATAAAGTTTTGACGCTCTGTTTACTGATTCCCGATCAGGTTTACTGCGAACTGATTGATATTCTATTACTTTATCTTGTGCGTCTTTAATTGGTGTGACAAAAGCGGATACCCAGTAATGATTACCATTTTTACAGCTGTTTTTTACTAATCCCATCCAGCTTTTGCCTGTGCCGATATATTGCCATAGTTGTTCAAAGGCTTGTTTGGGCATATCTGGATGACGGACTAAATTATGCGGTTGTCTGTACATCTCATCCGCTGTGTAGCCAGCAACATCAGCAAAATGTTGATTTGTGTGCGTGATGTTACTGTGCGGATCGGTTGTTGAAATAAGGTTTACTGATTCTGAGTAATCGACTTCATTGTTGTACTGCTTTGTTGTTGCTACTACTGATACTGCCATTATTCTCTCCGTATTACATCCAGTGTAAGGTGGTGTAAGTCAATGTAAGTTTATGTAATGTAAGGTAAAGAGTTAAGATAGCACTTAATTGGGTATCTTAGTTGTGTATTTGTAGGGTAATATAATTTATTTTTATTTTTATTTTATTATCAATTATTTATCGCTGATTTATTTAATGTTGAATTTCATATTCAGGATGTTAAATTCTTCGTTTTGTCTATTTTTACAATCTGAGTTTCTTGTTGCGGACGCTTTGGCATTTACATTGGCTTAGTCTGCAGATCGCAGATATAAAAAATCGAGTGAGATACCCATTGTTTTATAATGACGTTGCTCGACTTTAACGACAGGAGCTTTTATTCTTTAAATGATATTTAAATGGAAACACTTAAAAATTATTGAGGGGAATAATATGAGAATCAATGTACAAGATACCGTATTTTGTTTAGTTGATGTTCAGGAAAGGCTTTTTCCACACATGAAAAATAAAGAAACTGTGGAAAAAAATCTAGTTACGTTAATTAAAGGCTTACAACTTAATAATGTGCCTTTGATTATTAATGAGCAGTATAAGAAAGGTCTCGGTGATACCATCCCTGCGTTACAAACATTAGTTGAATCGGCACCTCATTTCGAAAAAACATCCTTTTCGTGCTGTGGTAATGAAGATACGTTGGCAGCGATTAAAAATACGGATAAAAAAGTGGTAATTGTTGCAGGAATAGAGACGCATGTTTGCGTATTACAAACGTGTTTAGATTTACTTGCTGAGGGGTTACAGCCTGTTCTTGTAACAGACTGTGTGAGCTCTCGTTCTAAATTGGATTCTAAAATGGCGATTGAACGATTAATTCAGGCGGGTGTTATACCAACAACGTATGAATCAATTCTATTTGAACTGACAAAGAATGCTAAAAACCCAATCTTTAAAGAGATCAGTAAATTAGTTAAATAAACATAGCGTAATAATACAAGCAAGTCTTAACATATTTATTCACGCGATTCGTTTAGCCGGAAGTGCTTGTCTCCGGCTCAATTTATCACCACGTTATTTGTTCTCTAGCTCTGTTAATTTCTTCAATCGTTCATGAAAAAACGCATAAAAGCATTTGACTCGCGCACTGTGTTTTGAATCTTTATAGTATACGAACCACATGGCTTTTTCTGATCTCGGGCCAACTCGTAATGATACATGAGCGGCACCATTGGGGCGGTTATCGTGTTGGTTACGGGGGTTTAGTTGAGACTTGGCTGGCGATAAATCGTGATGTTATAGCTTTTCAGTATTTGTCGTTCAACAACACTGGATAGAATGAACATCATCAAGTAACCACAACAAAGTGCCACAATAATGGCTACTACATTGTCAGTAAACTGATTGAATAGCTCGAACGAAACGACCAAAGTGACGATACCACTGATGCGAATACACAGACTGTGCATGAAACGGCCATGTGCTTTTATGTAGCATAGTTGATAAGCATTAAGCATAAGGAAGATGAAAAACATCGAAAAATGCAATAGGACAGGGATAGCACCGTCATATTCTGCTGGGAAAATTGTTAAAACTAACGTATTGCCAAACAGCAGCATAATCGCGAAAAAGCTGCTACTTATAAGGGCTGATATCTTAAATATCCAATTACGAATAAGCTTAATTTGTTGATGGTCACCATTGCGCACACAAACCGCTAATTCGGGTAATACAAAACGGTAAATAGGAAAAACAAACAGTAATGTTAGATAGGTAAATACCGGTCGTACAACAACTTGGAAATCACCGAGTTCGTCAATACTAAAATGACGAATGGTGAGCAGTACGGTTATGTATATCATTAAAATACTTGCGCCCGCTTCTAAAGATGCGGTAAAACTCTTTTTTACAAAGCTGAGTAAGTTGGGATTAAGATGTTCACTCGATAATGGGCGTGTAGAAGTATCCTTACGACGATGTTTAAACATATAAACAACAATCGCGAGTGATGATAAGGTTAATCCTGAAAAGAGGGAAATAAGGGCGTCTAGGCCAAGTAGATAATAGCAAGTGAAGAACATGATCACATTGGCTAGGGGTTCTAGCCATACTACCTTATTGGAAATATTATACAGCCGATACATAGCAATAAGATTGGTGAAATATACTTTTAACCCCATGCCAAATATGATACCAACCAACTGGTAATAACTTACTTCAATATGCAGTTGATGTTTAATATAAGGAATAACCAAACCCCAAGTGATCAATACCATGGTGATTAAACTATATCGGAAGATGTTAATAATATCGCGGTCATTTTGAGTTTGTGAATAAGTCACTACCATGGATGAGCGAAATCCAGTCATTAATATTAGCGATAAAGAAATGATATCAACGACACTATGAAAGAGGGCAAGGTCATCTTTTGGAATCCAGTGTGCCAACCAAACTTTAAAGCTAAAGCCGATAGCAATGCTAATTAATGTAACCCAAATGCCCTGGGTAAAAGCATTTTTAACGCGGTTTAATGATGTATTTTCCATGGCAGCTATATTCGCGAATTAGTTTATATAAGCACTCGGAAGTGACGGTAGCTAATGATTGTAACGCAATTGAAAATCATTCGCAATTGCGTTGTTGTTCATGCATTGATTACAGGCTAGGTTATGCTGTTAACTTTTTGAGATATGTAGTAGTTTACTTTCAATAGTTTATTTATGAATATTTTCGGAGCTAGGGTATATGGCGAGTATAATTTGTTTTGGTGATAGTATTACACGTGGTGAAAGTGATGCTGTGTATGGTGGTTGGGCAGACCGAATTAAAACGCGTTTAATTAAACAATTTATGGAAACGGGTAAAGATAAGGTAAGTGTCTTTAACATGGGCATTAGTGGTGAAACGACAAATGGTTTAATCCAACGCTTTCAACATGAGTTTCTGACCCGACAAGCCGTAGATAAACAAGATACCGTGCTGTTTGGGTATGGCGCTAATGATCTTGCTAAGCAAGACGGTAACTACCTTGTTGATATTGAAACGTATATTGACAACTTACGCTGCTGTATTGAGTTTTCAATTGAGAAGGGAGCTGCTGTTGTTCTGATTAATGTCACGCCAATTTCAGCCCTGCTTGATGGTATTCCGAATATAAATAACCGTATTCGCAATGATGAAACCATTTGTCGTTATAACCAAGCATTGTTGGCTTTGTCGGCGAAGTATAATGTCGATTTGATTGATGTTTACACGCCATTCAATGATCGTAAAGAAAGCTATTTAACAGCCGATGGATTACACCCAAATAACGCGGGACATGAGTTGCTATATCAAGTAATAAGTTCGTCGTTGTTATCTAACCTTAATATTTAAGCATTAAATAGGCATAAAGTGTTTGTGTAACATACATGGTTGCATGAATACTGACCTATTAGCCCTTAAGTGTTCGTTTTCTTAGGTTTTTTTTTGATCTACCCCTATTAACTCTGTTATTAATTTTGCAATATTCTTTGAAGCTCCTATGATGAAACTTCTCCTATTTAAGAAAAGCGAGCAATTATGACTAACAATTATTCTGATACACTGTTTGAAGAAATGAAATTACTGGCTAAATTCCCAACAAAATCTCATTTAGAAGGTATTAAGGTTCATAATGAAGCAGGCCCCTCTGTTATTAGTGCTGCGAAATCACTTTTTGAAAAAGGGCTTATTACACGAGACGACGGTGGGTATTTAACCGATAGCGGTATTGAAATAGCAGATCATCTACACCGAGTTTTAGCACCTTTAAGCTAAATCAATAATGCTATTATCTAAAGCAGTTAGCCGCTGTTATATAGGTTACTAACTGCAATTTTCCTACTGATTTACTGATCTAAGCTGTTTCACATAATCGAGAGTCTTCAATATCAACGTCCGGTCGAGGGCTTAGTATCTGTGTGTTGTTGACCATATTACTAATGATTTCAACGCTTTCTTTTTTTATATCGTCACTATGCTGTGACGATGATAATAAATAGATATGATCTGACACCGTCTCAATGGCACTGACTAGCACTTCATTTTCAAGTTCAGTAAAAGCATCATCGATGTAGCTTGCTAGTTCTGTTAAGTCTGGTAACGCAGAGCGACAAGCCACAAGACCAACATGAATAGAGCCGTTGTAGCTATATAGCGTAATGTTCAGAGACATGCCCGGTGGTAGTACTGAAATTGGAAAGCACTTATCCATTTTAGCACCCTTCATATATAACGCTGTGCTTGGTCCTGGCACATTAGATATGAGTACATTGCCCATTGGCGGTAATATTGTATCCAAGTGCAATAGTTCACTCGCAGCGGCGAGGCCTTGGCTTGCTAATGTATAACTCGTTAATGCTTCTTTGGTTAATAGTCTCGTTTCACTTTTCAATCTGACGCATGACTCTTTGACTGTCATCAAACGTTCAAGTGGATGCTCACCGGCATAAGCTAATTCGACTAAACTAATCGCTACTTGGTTGTTAGACACCTTGTCTGAAGCATCGCGTAAACTTATTGGCATTTGCGCTACTAATGGTTTTTTAAGTACCACGTTACGTGTTTTTAGGTAGTTATGGATAGCCATATCACAAACAGTAACAACAACATCATTAATTGTGGCACCAGTTATGCGGCCAAGTGTTTTAACTCGTGAGAGTGACAGTGATGTCATTGCCGCACGACGAGCACGTTTTGGACTAACTGAAAATAGTGTTTTAGGTGCCATAAAAGGTGTCGGCATATCTGCTTTGTACATGCTTGCAGCTTGAAAAAGTAGTTTTGTGGTGAGTTTAGTCAATGATGGAATTGATTTCACATGGCTGGTAACAAGTTTCGAAGTATCAGATAGCAGTGACAATGCACTTTTTTCTGTTCTTGCTTTTTGTGGGTGATCAATAGCCCAAAAGGCGGTCATTGGTGATTCTGGATTTTTGCTCAAATAAGCCATGATTAGTTGATTTGCTTTAGCACCATCAGTGAATGCATGGTGCACTTTAACGTAGATCGCAAATTTGTTATCAGCTAAGCCGTCAATTAAAATCATTTCCCATAATGGACGACTACGATCGAGTAATGTTTCATGTTGGTGCTCAACAAAACTGAGTAACTGATCTTCATTACCTGGCTGTGGCAGCATCGCGAAACGTACGTGATATGACAGATCGATGTCGTTATCTTTTTGCCAGAAATATTGACCCGTGATTTGTTTTTTTAGTTTTTGGTTAAATGGTTTTTTAATCTCTTGCTGTGACATTAAGTTATCGAATAGGTCTCGACTAAAGTTGCCAGAGTAATTTTCTGGTGTTGAGAATATTTGTAATCCTGCTACGTGTTTTGGGCTAGTCACCGTTTCTGTGTATAAAAATCCCATATCAACTAACGAGAGTGCTTGCATAGTCATTTTCTAATGTTCCTAATGTGATTGATAGATTACGCCCGATTAAGTCGTACCGCACATATCATCATAGTGTGATGTTATGACTTACTGTCACGGATGTTAAAGTTATATGTATAATACGCAGATACTCATAAAGAGATATGTCATTGTGACATAAATTTACGTAAATGAAATATTTTCACGATTTATTATAGTACTTTAATTGCTTTTAACTTTTTGATTGTTAATGTTTTAATGTGTTTTTTAGATTCATGATTGAATGTTTGTAGCAGGTTTTTTGTTATTGGTGAAGGTAGATTGGCATAATGAACTGTATATATTTGTTAACGATTACATTGTTATCGGTAACTTTATTGGTGGCTAGATTTTAATGCTATTGAAGGATTTTAATAAAATGATGTAAATTCTTTGATTATTTATTAATGGACTAAAAAATTGAAGTATTAATCAATTGTATAAATATTTATAATTTATTGAGATATTGACGTTTTTAACCCCTTTGAGTAGTAAGCTGGGATTATTGTTAAACAGATGTGGTATTGTTTATTTCATTATTTATGGATATCACTAGGGTATATGAGAGAAATATTAAGAAATAAAATAATCGCCGTTTGTGAAAATAAAATAGAAAAAAAAGGGACGTATGTTGGCCTCTCATTTTATGCGTTCTTCGCGAACAAGAATGATGAACCAGCGTTATTAATGGAAGCTGCACAATGGTGGATCATGACGCATAAATTGGATCATTTTGAGAAAGCGGTGAAAATAAAAGCGTTGGTGGAATCAGAGGTGACTAACGAATGAAGGCTGTTACGTATATCGAGGGAGATTATTAACATGGGGACGTTTCGTGACAAATATCAGAATGGCAAGGCTACAAGATTCAGATTCAATTAATGCACTATCTTTACATCTTGGTTACGAGATCGCTACGCAACTTGTTGCTGAAGAAAGACTTCAGTGTTTAATTGATTCATCGAATGATGACGTATGGGTATTTGAAGATGCGGGTATTATATTGGGTTGGATTCACGTCTATAAAGCGCATCGATTAGCGTCAGCGGCATTTTTTGAAATTGGTGGTTTAGTCGTTACTCCTGAAGCAAGGAATAAAGGTATTGGCCGACAATTAGTAGAGTTTGCTTGCGAACAAGCTCAGAATCAGAATATAGCGTTAAGGGTTCGCTGTAATGCTAAGCG
This Moritella sp. 5 DNA region includes the following protein-coding sequences:
- a CDS encoding GNAT family N-acetyltransferase, with translation MTNIRMARLQDSDSINALSLHLGYEIATQLVAEERLQCLIDSSNDDVWVFEDAGIILGWIHVYKAHRLASAAFFEIGGLVVTPEARNKGIGRQLVEFACEQAQNQNIALRVRCNAKRQDTHEFYERIGFISTKSQHVFEMYLGDE
- a CDS encoding DUF6500 family protein codes for the protein MREILRNKIIAVCENKIEKKGTYVGLSFYAFFANKNDEPALLMEAAQWWIMTHKLDHFEKAVKIKALVESEVTNE
- a CDS encoding wax ester/triacylglycerol synthase family O-acyltransferase; this translates as MQALSLVDMGFLYTETVTSPKHVAGLQIFSTPENYSGNFSRDLFDNLMSQQEIKKPFNQKLKKQITGQYFWQKDNDIDLSYHVRFAMLPQPGNEDQLLSFVEHQHETLLDRSRPLWEMILIDGLADNKFAIYVKVHHAFTDGAKANQLIMAYLSKNPESPMTAFWAIDHPQKARTEKSALSLLSDTSKLVTSHVKSIPSLTKLTTKLLFQAASMYKADMPTPFMAPKTLFSVSPKRARRAAMTSLSLSRVKTLGRITGATINDVVVTVCDMAIHNYLKTRNVVLKKPLVAQMPISLRDASDKVSNNQVAISLVELAYAGEHPLERLMTVKESCVRLKSETRLLTKEALTSYTLASQGLAAASELLHLDTILPPMGNVLISNVPGPSTALYMKGAKMDKCFPISVLPPGMSLNITLYSYNGSIHVGLVACRSALPDLTELASYIDDAFTELENEVLVSAIETVSDHIYLLSSSQHSDDIKKESVEIISNMVNNTQILSPRPDVDIEDSRLCETA